Proteins encoded in a region of the Polyodon spathula isolate WHYD16114869_AA chromosome 9, ASM1765450v1, whole genome shotgun sequence genome:
- the LOC121321297 gene encoding Fanconi anemia group B protein-like: protein MSSDSYQEKIIAFNGELLYFRLTKARLTDGETDRTSELLFKRMAFNESTGRFETKSEGKSSIIQGTSNIEIMCCSSATDARTGMLVPCILLKQYKTKRASFRYALLIVHGSNNLEPHMEFKLQYELKDNVTLLKGPTVLWSHGETVYFTSLKTGKVLSVPIQLPCVQLIGELQGKGIVILGSRKCMTEEHGDAQSDQVVWGSEFVGYFLEIEKTFNAAAFLPHAYSSAVTCMFIDTAEELDNQLKSAVVAATTKNQLIWFEGGIPKDVCQLPFEGPQKIEKATTGREDSLFVVTFDCGYVCSVWKEGWQVASSWQGIQSLHIDDFVHCGTDQVLLLFETSNAEDIFENYTVTDLFEITYSSNVEKSEDVNDDSAVQDNHLLTVQALEARLQSGLASFQELQQQLEVKDRVLSQSSMALTSLIQGKECALSKAEEEGLVSLWEEETCTEIANGEVLSVSKDLPEFVEKVWQRVVDDSWVVGVKLTESACLSLDDVSLSLLMDQDICTAPAVIQSQSNVLQFSKSPFSVPFPQCQAEPLAKKTRLASERSGGDSGTSYIEKSCSEFHRSQTQTVTTVTDLSPLLAFSNLNCSVMLRATINTFHKVSLRAGTPVVFQCSRVSLNLEDISLGKYYPKLLNNSKLATEDASEDLFALIAVSRKWSFQIHSHNHTLGDLNDWLLGQMQCQRAGVNPDYLLCNNQGASGVILFNWKTKSAFDGTLHILCRSQAVLLKCLHSLSGILPPSCEIKYLKLGRKKDLADSLASALEKELLMLRDSISSLVNKTNMDFTVRVRSKNSRPTSTAASLDAKAQLQHFREEFALDQELSSLGMSSEVDGGICKRVIKNLSAVQLDVDRVAWGLCKSYSLFMDP from the exons ATGAGTAGTGATTCATATCAGGAAAAAATCATTGCCTTCAATGGAGAGCTACTTTATTTTAGACTGACTAAAGCCAGACTTACTGATGGAGAAACAGACAGGACATCAGAACTGCTGTTCAAAAGGATGGCTTTCAATGAAAGTACTGGCCGTTTTGAAACAAAATCTGAAGGAAAGTCCTCTATCATCCAGGGAACGTCCAACATTGAAATCATGTGCTGTAGTTCTGCCACAGACGCAAGAACTGGGATGCTGGTGCCATGCATTTTGCTCAAGCAGTACAAGACAAAAAGAGCAAGTTTCAGATACGCTCTACTGATAGTTCACGGCTCAAATAATTTGGAACCCCATATGGAGTTTAAATTGCAATATGAATTGAAGGACAATGTAACATTGCTGAAGGGCCCAACAGTTCTGTGGAGTCATGGAGAGACTGTTTACTTCACATCTCTAAAGACTGGCAAAGTCTTAAGTGTTCCCATTCAACTTCCATGTGTGCAATTGATTGGGGAGCTGCAAGGAAAAGGCATCGTGATACTGGGATCTAGAAAATGCATGACAGAAGAGCATGGTGATGCACAATCAGACCAAGTAGTCTGGGGCAGTGAATTTGTTGGGTACTTCTTGgaaattgaaaaaacatttaatgcaGCAGCGTTTCTACCTCATGCATACAGTTCTGCGGTAACTTGTATGTTTATCGACACAGCAGAAGAATTAGACAACCAATTGAAGTCAGCCGTGGTCGCAGCAACCACAAAGAATCAGTTGATTTGGTTTGAAGGTGGAATCCCAAAAGATGTCTGCCAGCTTCCGTTTGAGGGACCGCAAAAAATAGAAAAGGCGACAACAGGCAGGGAAGATAGCCTGTTTGTTGTTACTTTCGACTGTGGATATGTCTGTTCAGTTTGGAAAGAAGGTTGGCAG gtggctTCCAGCTGGCAAGGTATCCAATCTTTGCACATTGACGACTTTGTTCATTGTGGAACGGATCAGGTTTTATTACTCTTTGAGACTTCTAATGCAGAGGATATTTTCGAGAACTACACAGTGACAGATCTTTTTGAAATTACTTACTCC AGTAATGTCGAAAAGTCTGAAGATGTGAATGATGATAGCGCTGTACAAGACAACCATCTCCTTACTGTCCAAGCATTAGAGGCCAGGCTGCAG TCTGGCCTGGCCTCATTCCAGGAACTGCAGCAACAGTTAGAGGTGAAGGACCGGGTCCTGTCCCAATCTTCCATGGCTTTAACAAGTCTGATCCAAGGAAAGGAGtgtgctttatcaaaagcagagGAG GAAGGTTTGGTCTCTCTGTGGGAAGAGGAGACCTGCACTGAGATCGCCAATGGCGAGGTTCTTTCTGTGTCCAAAGATCTCCCAGAGTTCGTGGAGAAGGTGTGGCAGCGAGTGGTGGATGACAGCTGGGTCGTAGGAGTGAAACTGACAGAATCAGCTTGCTT atcacTGGATGATGTGAGTTTATCGTTATTGATGGATCAAGACATCTGCACAGCCCCTGCAGTCATTCAGTCACAGAGTAATGTGCTCCAATTCAGCAAGTCTCCTTTCTCTGTGCCATTTCCCCAGTGTCAGGCAGAACCGCTAGCTAAAAAGACTAGGCTGGCATCAGAGAGAAGTGGGGGAGATTCAGGCACCAGCTATATTGAAAAGTCGTGTTCAGAATTTCACAGGAGTCAGACACAAACTGTTACCACTGTGACAGACCTGTCACCACTGCTAGCTTTCAGTAACCTTAATTGCTCTGTGATGCTGCGTGccacaataaacacatttcacaaaGTCAGCCTGAGAGCAGGAACACCAGTAGTTTTCCAGTGCAGCAGAGTTTCTTTAAATCTGGAGGACATTTCTCTTGGAAAATACTACCCCAAACTATTGAACAACAGCAAACTTGCTACAG AAGACGCTTCCGAAGATTTATTCGCTCTGATAGCAGTGTCAAGAAAGTGGTCATTCCAGATACACTCTCACAACCATACACTTGGGGATCTTAATGACTGGCTGTTGGGGCAGATGCAGTGTCAAAGAGCTGGTGTGAACCCGGACTACTTATTGTGTAACAACCAAGGAGCTTCTGGTGTGATTCTgtttaactggaaaacaaaatcaGCATTTGATGGTACTTTACACATCCTGTGcag aagccAGGCCGTTTTACTGAAGTGTTTACACTCTCTGTCTGGGATTCTTCCTCCGTCTTGTGAGATAAAGTACctgaaactggggagaaaaaaagaCCTGGCAGACAGCCTAGCAAGTGCTTTAGAAAAAGAGCTTCTGATGCTGAGAGATTCCATCTCCTCATTGGTAAACAAAACCAACATGGATTTTACTGTGCGGGTCAGATCAAAGAACTCGCGACCCACCTCTACAGCCGCCTCCTTGGACGCCAAGGCCCAGCTGCAACATTTCAGAGAGGAATTTGCTCTGGACCAGGAACTAAGCAGTTTGGGGATGAGTTCAGAAGTAGATGGAGGCATCTGTAAACGGGTCATTAAAAACCTGTCTGCGGTTCAACTAGATGTGGACAGGGTGGCCTGGGGGCTCTGTAAATCATACTCCCTCTTCATGGACCCCTAA